The following proteins are co-located in the Oncorhynchus tshawytscha isolate Ot180627B unplaced genomic scaffold, Otsh_v2.0 Un_contig_9213_pilon_pilon, whole genome shotgun sequence genome:
- the LOC121842845 gene encoding uncharacterized protein LOC121842845 produces the protein MDKTVPGPHVFLLVIRLGVRLTEDERNTVKWIQQTVGQDASDYTMILVTCADSPRLRGNTVDDYVKPNQNLQTLIDSCGGRYHSFNNDDREAHNQVTELLEKIEEMVEVNKVGHYTNEMEQNAQSDITAQMDQNAQSDITAQKIKSRSTTWSATAAALLAAAITLLILSGVVRVAGPTDLAEPTVATGPALGIAKLARSRGRAGPVLVVPTEVTRAAVGPALEEIKEVLGVLVGVAGVALVALAGLDGLALVVAAGMAGVAGSAVGVAGLALGVPAGVAIIAGTGVAGLAGVELAKNFQWYHNRQHTGQERGGKQKAS, from the coding sequence ATGGACAAGACAGTCCCGGGTCCCCATGTGTTCCTGCTGGTGATTCGGCTGGGGGTAAGGTTGACAGAGGACGAGAGGAACACTGTGAAGTGGATCCAGCAGACCGTCGGACAAGATGCCTCAGACTACACCATGATATTAGTCACCTGTGCAGATTCACCCCGACTCAGAGGAAACACAGTGGATGACTACGTGAAACCGAACCAAAACCTACAGACACTCATCGACAGCTGTGGAGGCAGATATCACTCATTTAATAATGACGATAGGGAGGCCCACAATCAGGTCACAGAGCTGCTGGAGAAGATAGAAGAGATGGTGGAGGTGAATAAAGTGGGGCACTACACCAACGAGATGGAGCAGAACGCTCAGAGTGACATCACAGCCCAGATGGACCAGAATGCTCAGAGTGACATCACAGCCCAGAAGATAAAGAGCAGGTCTACAACTTGGAGCGCTACAGCAGCAGCTCTTCTGGCGGCAGCCATTACATTGTTAATACTCTCAGGAGTAGTGAGAGTAGCGGGACCAACAGACCTAGCGGAACCAACAGTAGCAACCGGACCAGCATTGGGAATAGCAAAGCTAGCGAGATCAAGAGGAAGAGCCGGACCAGTATTGGTAGTACCAACAGAAGTAACGCGAGCAGCAGTCGGACCAGCATTGGAAGAAATAAAAGAAGTATTGGGAGTACTAGTAGGAGTAGCAGGCGTAGCATTGGTAGCACTAGCAGGGTTAGATGGACTAGCATTGGTAGTAGCAGCAGGTATGGCAGGAGTAGCAGGGTCAGCAGTAGGAGTTGCAGGACTAGCATTGGGAGTACCAGCGGGAGTAGCAATAATAGCAGGAACAGGAGTAGCGGGACTGGCAGGAGTAGAATTAGCAAAGAACTTCCAATGGTATCACAATAGACAGCatactggacaggagaggggtGGAAAACAGAAAGCCTCCTAA